The Aedes aegypti strain LVP_AGWG chromosome 3, AaegL5.0 Primary Assembly, whole genome shotgun sequence genome contains a region encoding:
- the LOC5567347 gene encoding uncharacterized protein LOC5567347, protein MSPNRIFMVELIVEDLQMFSAEQLEGTEDPQQHSAEQADETESTGTCPERCIRFQLANLARCEVCEKDFGSQLDESTSKLGENCMFTLNVDGLREQELSFEISALERGKDGGKKVLGKWAEPANEMLNNLAKNFDNVNERRSSEASIGTALSDDSISKKNFPVSETIRSLYPLQDDKEVVRGCVIVTVRISCLGTRITQKIKLGAKDDQPGVTCFKVTDQEGEEQFMKCVAFDEVAHPHPVLCGDCEKPSLVSLPATPPASVSSREEICSPYDEYTAEMNGNAISIRVEKNSEIKVMLDDEQDNNCTKGCWTSLKLPEGVYALEENYVQREENACRLPVIRGNLKYPARQWSADFLMCKQKRPICAEDYRKRPDQTRSICMQTRDPEEPPTVHPCGIEICKKGWHDPNVDVFVLKLGKNKTTRSEGAANQIELELRTPKGPMYEKRPKETRGVQVIESEFEDFKAPQAEEPKKSKKKATAGKKGAKKK, encoded by the exons ATGTCGCCTAACCGGATATTCATGGTAGAGCTCATCGTGGAAGATTTGCAAATGTTTTCGGCCGAACAGTTGGAAGGCACCGAAGACCCCCAGCAGCACTCCGCCGAGCAAGCTGACGAAACCGAATCCACCGGGACCTGCCCGGAACGTTGCATCCGCTTCCAGCTGGCCAATCTGGCTCGCTGCGAAGTGTGCGAGAAGGACTTCGGGTCACAGCTGGACGAAAGCACGTCCAAGTTGGGCGAAAACTGCATGTTCACGCTGAACGTGGACGGTTTGCGGGAGCAGGAGTTGAGCTTCGAAATCTCCGCCCTTGAAAGGGGTAAAGATGGGGGCAAAAAGGTTCTCGGGAAGTGGGCGGAGCCTGCCAATGAAATGCTTAACAACCTGGCGAAGAATTTTGATAACGTCAATGAGAGGCGCAGTTCGGAGGCCTCGATTGGAACGGCCTTATCGGATGATTCGATATCGAAGAAGAATTTCCCAGTTTCGGAGACGATTCGATCGCTGTATCCGTTGCAGGATGATAAGGAGGTTGTGCGGGGTTGTGTCATTGTGACCGTTCGGATCTCGTGCCTCGGAACCAGGATCACTCAGAAGATCAAGCTCGGCGCTAAGGATGATCAACCGGGAGTAACGTGCTTCAAAGTGACTGACCAAGAAGGCGAAGAGCAGTTCATGAAATGCGTGGCGTTCGATGAAGTGGCACATCCACATCCGGTTCTTTGTGGGGATTGCGAGAAACCGAGTTTGGTGTCACTTCCGGCGACTCCGCCGGCATCGGTTTCTAGTCGGGAAGAAATTTGCTCGCCATACGATGAATACACGGCCGAAATGAACGGGAATGCGATTTCCATTCGGGTTGAGAAAAACTCGGAAATAAAGGTCATGTTGGACGATGAACAGGACAACAACTGCACTAAAGGATGCTGG ACGTCGCTGAAACTCCCGGAAGGAGTCTACGCCCTAGAAGAAAACTACGTCCAACGCGAGGAGAACGCCTGTCGGCTTCCGGTCATCCGGGGCAACCTGAAGTACCCCGCCCGGCAATGGTCAGCTGATTTCCTGATGTGCAAACAGAAGCGTCCGATCTGTGCGGAAGATTACCGCAAACGGCCGGATCAAACTAGATCGATTTGCATGCAAACTCGCGATCCGGAGGAACCCCCGACCGTCCATCCGTGTGGGATCGAAATCTGCAAGAAAGGCTGGCACGATCCGAACGTGGACGTTTTCGTGCTCAAGTTGGGCAAGAACAAGACAACCCGGTCCGAGGGTGCCGCCAATCAGATCGAGCTGGAGCTTCGGACCCCGAAAGGACCCATGTACGAAAAGAGGCCGAAGGAAACTCGGGGCGTTCAGGTGATCGAGTCCGAGTTTGAAGATTTTAAGGCTCCGCAAGCGGAAGAACCCAAGAAGTCCAAAAAGAAGGCCACTGCTGGTAAGAAGGGCGCTAAGAAAAAGTAG